Proteins co-encoded in one Quercus robur chromosome 8, dhQueRobu3.1, whole genome shotgun sequence genomic window:
- the LOC126694348 gene encoding two-pore potassium channel 1-like: MASDDAKGKGPLQASLVNPTPQTSMIDASTQRSDPVTGSVSRGTSNTDPSPSTFHLRKSHHTLMLVAIVFAIYLVLGTVCFYLLEPQMMGHKTNGLVDALYFCIVTMATVGYGDIVPNTVLSKIFVCFFAFTGMALVALGLSKAADSFMKKQGDMLVNALHTDQNDRAADIKKYEKLYKGVECKCLLVFIFILMLMIAGTTVLATVEKLDLIDAFYCVCVTITTLGYGDKSFKTKGGRIFAVFWILASTISLAQFLAYITELFAQKAQRKLVKQALSRKLTHVDLEEADLDKNKSLDLAEFILLKLKQMEKISEDDIAPIKEEFRNYDLDKSNTITASDLLQSTQA; this comes from the exons ATGGCTAGCGACGACGCAAAAGGGAAAGGTCCATTACAGGCAAGCTTGGTAAATCCTACACCTCAAACAAGTATGATAGATGCGTCAACACAAAGAAGTGATCCCGTCACCGGTTCTGTTTCTAGGGGTACAAGTAACACTGATCCAAGTCCTTCTACATTTCATTTACGGAAATCACACCATACTTTAATGCTTGTAGCCATAGTCTTCGCTATCTACTTAGTACTAGGAACCGTGTGCTTCTACCTGCTCGAGCCCCAGATGATGGGACACAAAACAAATGGACTTGTTGATGCACTCTACTTCTGCATTGTAACAATGGCCACTGTTGGATATGGAGACATTGTGCCTAATACTGTCCTTAGTAAGATATTCGTCTGTTTTTTCGCCTTCACGGGAATGGCTTTGGTTGCACTAGGCCTGTCCAAAGCAGCAGACTCTTTTATGAAGAAGCAGGGAGACATGCTAGTAAATGCTTTACATACGGATCAAAATGACAGAGCAGCTGATATTAAAAAGTATGAAAAGCTTTATAAAGGAGTGGAATGCAAGTGTTTATTGgtctttatctttattttgatgCTCATGATTGCTGGGACAACCGTCCTAGCTACCGTGGAGAAATTGGACCTTATTGATgcattttattgtgtttgtgtAACCATCACAACATTGGGATATGGAGATAAGAGCTTCAAAACTAAAGGAGGGCGTATTTTTGCGGTGTTTTGGATTTTGGCAAGTACTATTTCTTTGGCTCAGTTTTTAGCCTACATTACTGAGCTATTTGCTCAAAAAGCACAAAGGAAATTGGTCAAGCAGGCTCTTAGCCGGAAATTGACACATGTAGATCTGGAGGAAGCAGatcttgataaaaataaatctttAGA TCTTGCTGAGTTCATCCTACTTAAGCTCAAACAGATGGAGAAGATTAGTGAAGATGATATTGCACCTATAAAGGAGGAGTTTAGAAATTATGATCTTGATAAGTCAAACACCATAACTGCATCTGATCTTCTGCAATCAACTCAAGCATAG
- the LOC126694347 gene encoding two-pore potassium channel 1-like, with product MASNDAKGKGPLLASLVNPTPQTSMTDAPTHRSDPLTGSVSRGTGNNDPSPRSTSNSRKSNQTLKLVALVLAVYLGLGTVCFYLLEPQMTGHKTNEIIDAVYFCIVTMATVGYGDIVPNSVLSKLIVCVFAFAGMALVALGLTKAVDYFMKKQADLLINALHMDQNSSEAKYEKNYKGVKYKCLVVIIIILMLMIVGTAVLATVEKLDLIDAFYCVSVTITTLGYGDKSFKTERGRIFAVFWILTSTIFVAQFLCYITELHVQRGQRELVKQVLSQKITNKDLEAADLDKDKSVELAEFIVDRLKKMEKISEDDIADIKKEFGKRDVNKSNTLTESDLPQSTQAEN from the exons ATGGCTAGCAATGACGCAAAAGGGAAAGGTCCATTACTGGCAAGCTTAGTAAATCCTACACCTCAAACAAGTATGACAGATGCGCCAACACATAGAAGTGATCCCCTCACAGGTTCTGTTTCTAGGGGGACAGGTAACAATGATCCAAGTCCTCGTTCTACATCTAATTCAAGGAAATCAAACCAAACTTTAAAGTTAGTAGCCTTAGTCTTGGCTGTCTACCTAGGACTAGGAACCGTATGCTTCTACCTACTTGAGCCCCAGATGACGGGAcacaaaacaaatgaaattaTTGATGCAGTCTACTTCTGCATTGTAACAATGGCCACTGTTGGATATGGAGACATTGTGCCTAATAGTGTCCTTAGTAAGCTAATCGTCTGTGTTTTCGCCTTCGCGGGAATGGCTCTGGTTGCACTAGGCCTGACCAAAGCAGTAGACTATTTTATGAAGAAGCAGGCAGACTTGCTAATAAATGCTTTACATATGGATCAAAACTCCAGTGAAGCCAAGTATGAAAAGAATTATAAAGGAGTGAAATACAAGTGCTTAGTggtcattatcattattttgaTGCTCATGATTGTTGGGACAGCCGTCCTAGCTACTGTGGAGAAATTGGACCTTATTGATGCGTTTTATTGTGTTAGTGTGACCATAACAACATTGGGATATGGAGATAAGAGCTTCAAAACTGAACGAGGGCGTATTTTTGCAGTGTTTTGGATATTGACAAGTACCATTTTTGTGGCTCAGTTTTTATGCTACATAACTGAGCTACATGTTCAAAGAGGACAAAGGGAATTGGTCAAGCAGGTACTAAGCCAGAAGATAACAAATAAAGATCTGGAGGCAGCAGATCTTGATAAAGATAAATCAGTAGA GCTTGCTGAGTTCATTGTAGATAGGCTTAAAAAGATGGAGAAGATTAGTGAAGATGATATTGCAGATATAAAGAAGGAGTTTGGAAAACGTGATGTTAATAAGTCAAACACCTTAACTGAATCTGATCTTCCTCAATCAACTCAAGCAGAGAATTGA
- the LOC126694346 gene encoding two-pore potassium channel 1-like, whose translation MASNGVEEPLLSGMVDPSVQTKKKNSLKRRRYRHCKSAPLAEFVPPETKGIGQIPRTKSILGKLHPSFKQVAIFLAVYLGVGAVTFLLVRNQIEGKKTVGFLDAVYFCIVTMTTVGYGDLVPDSTLTKLLACAFVFTGMALIGLILSKAADYLVEKQETLLVKALHMSHNVGTTEILKEVETNKVRYKCLTVFILLLVLIIIGTIFLATVEKLDLVDAFYCVCATITTLGYGDKSFSTKVGRAFAVIWILTSTITLAQFFLYIAELNTERRQRALADWVRTRKMTSADLEAADIDDDGVVDASDFIIYKLKEMGKISQDDISLLLEEFEDLDVDQSGTLSVSDITLAQS comes from the exons ATGGCCTCTAATGGTGTGGAAGAGCCCTTGCTGTCAGGAATGGTAGATCCTTCAGttcaaaccaaaaagaaaaattctctGAAGAGAAGAAGATATCGCCATTGTAAAAGTGCTCCTCTTGCAGAGTTTGTTCCTCCAGAAACGAAAGGGATTGGCCAGATTCCACGCACCAAATCCATTCTTGGGAAGCTACATCCAAGTTTTAAGCAAGTAGCCATATTCTTGGCTGTTTACTTAGGTGTAGGAGCTGTAACCTTCCTTCTTGTTAGGAACCAGATTGAGGGGAAGAAAACAGTTGGATTTCTTGATGCTGTGTATTTTTGTATCGTGACAATGACAACTGTTGGGTATGGAGACCTGGTTCCTGATAGTACCCTTACAAAACTACTTGCTTGTGCCTTTGTTTTCACTGGAATGGCTCTGATTGGACTAATCCTGAGCAAAGCAGCAGACTATTTGGTAGAGAAGCAAGAAACATTACTTGTTAAGGCCTTACATATGAGTCATAATGTTGGTACCACTGAAATTCTAAAAGAGGTAGAGACCAACAAAGTGAGATATAAATGTTTAACAGTCTTTATCCTTCTTTTGGTGCTTATAATTATTGGGACAATCTTCCTAGCTACTGTTGAGAAATTAGACCTTGTTGATGCGTTTTATTGTGTATGTGCTACCATCACAACCCTGGGCTATGGAGATAAGAGTTTCTCAACAAAAGTGGGGCGTGCTTTTGCAGTAATTTGGATATTGACTAGTACTATTACCTTAGCTCAGTTTTTTCTCTACATTGCTGAGCTTAACACTGAAAGGAGACAAAGGGCACTGGCCGATTGGGTTCGCACTCGGAAGATGACTAGTGCAGATCTTGAAGCAGCTGATATAGACGATGATGGGGTTGTTGA tgcttCGGACTTCATcatatataaactgaaagagATGGGGAAGATAAGTCAAGATGATATCTCGCTGTTACTAGAAGAGTTTGAAGATCTGGATGTTGATCAGTCAGGAACTCTGTCTGTGTCTGACATAACGCTTGCTCAGTCTTAA
- the LOC126694349 gene encoding uncharacterized protein LOC126694349, giving the protein MEIPAKLLQYKFQFLFALILSVTLIALFFLAPRFLTILAYFWPLFLSTALFLFAVLVFGKTSPPSTDAPGGKAGEGLLDYVAGQPEHSEVESFKSEE; this is encoded by the coding sequence ATGGAGATCCCAGCAAAACTCCTCCAGTACAAGTTCCAGTTCCTCTTTGCTCTCATTCTATCAGTCACACTCATCGCCCTCTTCTTCTTAGCACCAAGGTTCCTCACCATCTTGGCTTACTTTTggcctctcttcctctccaccGCTCTCTTTCTCTTCGCTGTGCTTGTGTTTGGCAAGACATCGCCACCGTCTACCGACGCTCCCGGTGGCAAGGCCGGTGAAGGGCTCCTTGATTACGTCGCTGGGCAACCGGAACATTCGGAAGTAGAGAGTTTCAAGTCCGAGGAGTAG